The stretch of DNA TTGTAATCTTCAGCGTTAAGATCAATTATTTTTTCAGAGTCATTTTTTCTTCTCGTATTGGGATTCATTTTGTTTTTTAATGATGTAAAGAAATGCCAAGCAACAGAACGAATTGGTTTAATAAGCAGTAATATTCCCAAGAGATCACTTACAAAACCAGGAAGAATAAGCAAAATTGCACTCAACATGATGCAAGTATCGTTAATAATACTTTGTTCTAATGTGCGTCCTTGGATAAGTTCACTTTGTATGTTTTTTAAAAGGCTAATCCCTTGAATTCGCAATAAAACAACCCCAACTATGGTTGTGAGAATAACCAAACTCAGAGTTGCCAAAATGCCAATTTCTTGACCAACAAAGATAAAACCAGCGATCTCAATTAAAAGAATACAGAGAAAGATAACGACAAAAAAACGAGGATTTATAGAATAAAGTTTTATCACATGAAAATTTCCTTCTGGATGAGTAGGGGAGAAATTCTTAAAGAGTACTCCTTATATAAGATCTATAAAAATATTTGAATGGTAGGATTCCCTATTTTACATATTTATTGATAAATGATATTGACTGCAATGTTTATTACAGACTTAAGCTTTGGAGATTGACAGCGCCCATGGAATTTGACGTTATACTTGTCATCGCTCTTGTTGTTATGGTTGTTATTTTTGTGCAGCTCCGTAGTGTATTAGGGAAGCGAATAGGGTTTGAAAAGCCTCCCTTTGATCCTTATTCACGTCGCTCTAAAAAACAAACTGAGGCGGAAACGACAGAGAATATTGTTTCGTTCCCTCATCAAAAAAATTTACAAAAGGGCGATTTTAGTGAAATTGATGAGATTGCCCCGGAGGGGAGTATTTTGAATGAAAATTTGCGCGCACTGCGTAGAATTGATCCTCATTTTTCTCCTCAATCGTTTATAAAAGGTGCGCAAATTGCTTATGAAATGATTGTAACAGCTTTTGCCAAAGGTGATCGCAGTCAACTTAAAAGCTTGCTTTGTCAAGATGTTTTTGAGAGCTTTTGTGCTGTTATTGAGCAACGAGAAAAAAACAAAGAAAGAATAGAGTTTACTTTTGTTGGAATTAATAAAATCGAGTTTGTTTCGGCGGCAATACAAGAAAAGGACGAACTTTTAACGATACGTATTATCAGTGAGATGATTTCTGTTACTTATAATGAACAAGGTGAACGTATAGACGGTAAT from Bartonella tribocorum CIP 105476 encodes:
- a CDS encoding FxsA family protein, with product MIKLYSINPRFFVVIFLCILLIEIAGFIFVGQEIGILATLSLVILTTIVGVVLLRIQGISLLKNIQSELIQGRTLEQSIINDTCIMLSAILLILPGFVSDLLGILLLIKPIRSVAWHFFTSLKNKMNPNTRRKNDSEKIIDLNAEDYKIHDTTESPWCKNDDNH
- a CDS encoding Tim44/TimA family putative adaptor protein, which codes for MEFDVILVIALVVMVVIFVQLRSVLGKRIGFEKPPFDPYSRRSKKQTEAETTENIVSFPHQKNLQKGDFSEIDEIAPEGSILNENLRALRRIDPHFSPQSFIKGAQIAYEMIVTAFAKGDRSQLKSLLCQDVFESFCAVIEQREKNKERIEFTFVGINKIEFVSAAIQEKDELLTIRIISEMISVTYNEQGERIDGNPDAIVEIRDIWTFVRNSLSPDPNWKLFATEDEN